The Clostridiales bacterium genome window below encodes:
- the aroB gene encoding 3-dehydroquinate synthase: MSQTKQIEELIPIKIKSGLGYDIIIGQELDDLIINEFEGNVFGVVDQNVYDIYNKKYNFDRLGDRLYVLKSGEQSKQWKYAQAIARKMLNSGCNRQTKMIAVGGGVTGDLSGFVASIFMRGVKIVHVPTTLLSCVDSSIGGKTGINLDDYKNILGAFYQPSKILISANFIKTLPLREIKCGIGEIIKTALISQKVFEYLSANISKILILDQQAIFNVIKLCIEFKDYITSSDEREASLRKILNLGHTIGHALETANKFKLSHGEYVLCGIELESKIARNLGIVDEEYYKTIMHFLRLVSTPKIKIKNIDHLIKIMKADKKNAEGKIDFIFAKNQGETQEYLLEPDRLKTLLEAVV, translated from the coding sequence AATAGAAGAGCTTATACCCATAAAAATAAAATCGGGGCTTGGCTATGACATTATCATAGGACAGGAATTGGACGACTTAATTATAAACGAGTTTGAGGGCAATGTCTTTGGCGTCGTGGACCAAAACGTATATGACATTTACAACAAAAAATATAACTTTGACCGCCTAGGCGACAGGCTTTATGTTTTAAAAAGCGGCGAGCAGTCAAAACAATGGAAATACGCCCAAGCAATCGCGCGCAAAATGCTAAATAGCGGCTGCAACCGTCAAACAAAAATGATAGCGGTAGGCGGCGGGGTTACGGGCGACTTAAGCGGCTTTGTCGCGTCCATTTTTATGAGGGGCGTAAAAATCGTGCATGTGCCTACCACTTTGCTTTCTTGCGTGGATTCCAGCATAGGCGGCAAAACGGGCATCAATCTTGACGATTACAAAAACATTTTGGGCGCTTTTTATCAGCCGTCCAAGATACTCATCAGCGCCAATTTTATTAAGACATTGCCTTTGCGCGAGATAAAATGCGGCATTGGCGAGATTATAAAGACGGCGCTAATAAGCCAAAAAGTTTTTGAATATTTAAGCGCCAACATCTCCAAAATCTTAATACTGGACCAGCAGGCGATTTTTAATGTCATAAAATTATGTATTGAATTTAAAGACTATATTACTTCTTCGGACGAGAGGGAAGCCTCGCTTAGAAAGATTTTAAACTTAGGGCATACCATAGGGCACGCGCTGGAGACCGCCAACAAATTTAAGCTCTCCCACGGCGAATACGTGCTATGCGGAATTGAGCTAGAATCCAAGATAGCCAGAAACCTCGGGATTGTTGACGAGGAGTATTACAAGACCATAATGCATTTTTTAAGATTGGTCTCCACGCCCAAAATAAAAATAAAGAACATAGACCACCTTATAAAAATAATGAAAGCGGACAAAAAGAACGCAGAAGGAAAAATAGATTTTATCTTTGCCAAAAACCAAGGCGAAACCCAAGAATATTTATTGGAGCCTGACAGGCTTAAGACTTTGCTGGAGGCCGTCGTATGA